The following are encoded in a window of Paenibacillaceae bacterium GAS479 genomic DNA:
- a CDS encoding ABC transporter: MLTVEKLESGYGESPVLRGVTLEVRPGQVVCLLGRNGTGKSTLVKSIMGVLKARGGKVGYAGRDLTRKAPGERARSGLGYVPQGREIFGQLTVRENILIGLEAARGRGGRRAAGALQPEGKRGEEASKAASKRGVGSEGEEAPKAAGKRDEESEEAPKAAGKRGEESEDASKAAGKRGGGRGSDEIPQAAIERFPVLPTMYDRRGGDLSGGQQQQLAFARVLAAEPELLILDEPCEGIQPSIVDDIRDVIRSIKTDGRTAILLVEQSLEFVRSVGDYVYILEKGSVAWQGDMGALGDDVVRRYLTV; the protein is encoded by the coding sequence ATGCTGACCGTGGAGAAGCTGGAATCCGGTTATGGCGAGAGCCCAGTGCTGCGCGGCGTGACGCTGGAGGTGCGGCCGGGGCAGGTTGTGTGCCTGCTTGGCCGTAATGGCACCGGCAAGTCCACGCTCGTTAAGAGCATCATGGGCGTGCTCAAGGCGCGAGGCGGTAAAGTCGGCTACGCGGGCCGCGACCTGACGCGAAAAGCGCCGGGAGAGCGGGCGCGCAGCGGTCTTGGCTATGTGCCTCAGGGCCGGGAAATTTTCGGGCAGCTGACGGTGCGCGAAAATATTTTGATCGGGCTGGAGGCGGCGCGTGGACGCGGGGGTAGGCGGGCGGCGGGTGCGCTGCAGCCGGAGGGTAAGCGAGGCGAGGAAGCGTCGAAGGCAGCGAGTAAGCGGGGCGTTGGGAGCGAGGGCGAGGAAGCGCCAAAAGCGGCGGGTAAGCGAGACGAGGAGAGCGAGGAAGCGCCGAAAGCGGCGGGTAAGCGAGGCGAGGAGAGCGAGGATGCGTCGAAAGCGGCGGGTAAGCGAGGCGGAGGACGAGGTAGCGACGAAATTCCGCAGGCGGCCATTGAGCGTTTTCCCGTACTGCCGACAATGTACGATCGGCGGGGCGGTGATTTGAGTGGCGGGCAGCAGCAACAGCTGGCCTTCGCACGCGTGCTGGCGGCCGAGCCGGAGCTGCTCATCCTGGATGAGCCATGCGAGGGCATTCAGCCGTCGATTGTCGACGACATCCGTGACGTTATCCGCTCCATCAAGACCGATGGGCGGACAGCTATTTTGCTCGTAGAGCAGAGTTTGGAGTTCGTGCGCAGCGTGGGTGATTACGTCTACATTCTTGAAAAGGGTTCTGTCGCTTGGCAAGGCGACATGGGAGCGCTTGGCGATGATGTGGTGCGTCGTTATTTGACGGTATGA
- a CDS encoding urea ABC transporter ATP-binding protein has product MNDPVILRCEDITVSFDGFKAVQGMNLELKKSGLRFLIGPNGAGKTTLLDAICGKVKPSGGRIVFQDGIDLARRKEHQIAELGIGRKFQAPSIFPTLTVEENLELAIRQKRGVLATLRTRMLSSERRLIRTRLEGIGLGGKGTLRAGGLSHGEKQWLEIGMMLMQEPSLLLLDEPAAGMTDRETDKTGELLQEIARERAVVVVEHDMEFVRNFASIVTVMHEGRLLMEGTMDQVQADERVAEVYLGKRREAAC; this is encoded by the coding sequence ATGAACGATCCCGTTATTCTGCGGTGTGAGGACATCACGGTATCTTTTGACGGCTTCAAAGCGGTCCAGGGCATGAATCTGGAGCTGAAAAAAAGCGGGCTGCGCTTCCTGATCGGACCTAATGGTGCAGGCAAAACGACGCTGCTCGACGCGATTTGCGGCAAGGTTAAACCTTCTGGCGGACGCATTGTATTCCAGGATGGAATCGATCTCGCCCGGCGAAAGGAGCATCAGATTGCCGAGCTTGGCATCGGCCGCAAGTTTCAGGCGCCGTCGATTTTCCCAACGTTGACGGTGGAGGAGAATCTGGAGCTGGCCATACGGCAAAAGCGCGGTGTGCTGGCGACGCTGCGGACTCGGATGCTCTCGTCAGAGAGGAGACTCATCCGCACGCGGCTGGAAGGGATCGGACTGGGCGGCAAGGGGACGCTGCGTGCAGGGGGCCTTTCACACGGGGAGAAGCAGTGGCTGGAGATCGGCATGATGCTCATGCAGGAGCCTTCGCTGCTGCTGCTTGATGAACCTGCCGCTGGCATGACCGATCGCGAGACCGACAAAACGGGCGAATTGCTGCAGGAGATTGCCCGGGAACGGGCGGTTGTTGTTGTGGAGCATGATATGGAGTTTGTGCGCAATTTTGCCAGCATCGTAACGGTCATGCATGAAGGCCGATTGCTCATGGAGGGGACGATGGATCAGGTTCAGGCCGATGAGCGCGTCGCCGAGGTTTATTTGGGCAAAAGGAGGGAAGCGGCATGCTGA
- a CDS encoding urea transport system permease protein yields MKVLQRASASRYGLATVYLLAAALLAAAPLFTSDFRLNLLAKFLAFAIAAVGLDLLWGYTGILSLGHGVFFGLGGYAMAMHLKLQASGGKLPDFMEWSGLSKLPWFWTLFQSFGMSVMLGIAIPSLVALFLGYFTFRNRIRGVYFTILTQALVVISVTLITGQQAFTGGTNGITGYGELFGYSLAAPEMKIALYYVTAAVLVLVFLLSRFLVKSRFGKVLRAVRDGENRVRFLGYNPAKFQMAVFVLSAAFSGIAGMLFVLHVGIISPSMMGIVPSIEMVLWVAIGGRGTLIGAALGAVLMNGAKSAFSETYPEIWLFFMGALFIVTTVFLPCGIVGLVADGWHRLRLLRRRRKGVPEHERSRYSAV; encoded by the coding sequence ATGAAGGTGTTACAGAGGGCAAGCGCCTCCCGATACGGTCTGGCTACGGTGTATTTGCTGGCAGCTGCGCTGCTTGCGGCGGCGCCTTTGTTCACAAGCGATTTCCGGTTAAATCTACTGGCAAAGTTTCTGGCATTCGCCATCGCTGCGGTTGGGCTGGATCTGTTATGGGGTTATACCGGCATTCTTAGCCTTGGGCATGGCGTATTTTTCGGGCTTGGGGGCTACGCGATGGCCATGCATCTTAAACTGCAAGCAAGCGGCGGCAAATTGCCGGACTTTATGGAATGGAGCGGATTATCGAAGCTTCCATGGTTCTGGACTCTATTTCAGAGCTTTGGAATGTCGGTAATGCTCGGTATTGCTATACCTTCATTAGTGGCGCTCTTCTTAGGTTATTTCACATTCCGTAACCGAATCCGCGGGGTTTACTTTACGATTCTGACGCAAGCGCTCGTCGTGATCAGCGTGACGCTCATTACTGGGCAACAAGCTTTTACGGGCGGAACGAACGGTATTACCGGGTATGGCGAATTATTCGGATACTCTCTTGCCGCGCCAGAGATGAAGATTGCGCTCTACTATGTCACGGCGGCGGTGCTGGTGTTAGTGTTTCTACTCTCGCGTTTTCTCGTTAAAAGCCGGTTCGGTAAAGTGCTGCGCGCAGTTCGCGACGGCGAGAACCGGGTACGCTTCCTTGGCTACAATCCAGCGAAGTTCCAGATGGCGGTATTTGTCCTCTCGGCAGCTTTCTCCGGCATCGCCGGTATGCTGTTTGTACTGCATGTCGGCATCATTTCACCATCGATGATGGGTATTGTGCCATCGATTGAAATGGTGCTCTGGGTAGCTATCGGCGGCAGAGGAACGCTCATTGGAGCAGCGCTCGGAGCGGTGCTGATGAACGGGGCAAAAAGTGCTTTCAGCGAAACATATCCGGAAATTTGGCTATTTTTCATGGGGGCGTTGTTCATTGTGACAACGGTGTTCCTGCCGTGCGGCATCGTGGGGCTGGTGGCGGACGGGTGGCATAGGCTTAGGCTGCTCCGGCGCAGGAGGAAGGGGGTTCCGGAGCATGAACGATCCCGTTATTCTGCGGTGTGA
- a CDS encoding urea transport system permease protein produces the protein MDVVWLQLFNGISVSSILLLIALGLAVTFGQMNVINMAHGELIMVGAYATYLTQKLFQMYLPASWFDQYFLLSIVASFIAAFLIGLLLEKVLIRFLYGRPLDSLLATWGVGLVLQQLARTLFGAPNVGVKSPSWLEGGLTVTSGLSLPYKRLFILGLVAVCLLAMFLYIYRTAAGRRMRAVMQNRDMAACLGISTRRVDSMTFAIGSGLAGVAGCALTLIGPIGPTIGTYYIVDAFMVVVLGGVGKLVGTVFGALGIGLTNSLFEYWTDASLGKVLVFLCIVAFLQWKPKGFVAMRTRSLD, from the coding sequence ATGGACGTAGTTTGGCTCCAACTGTTCAACGGCATCAGCGTCAGCTCCATCCTGCTGCTGATTGCGCTCGGCCTGGCAGTAACCTTTGGGCAGATGAACGTCATCAACATGGCTCATGGCGAGCTGATCATGGTGGGAGCATACGCGACCTACCTGACCCAGAAGCTGTTTCAGATGTATTTGCCCGCGTCATGGTTCGATCAGTACTTCCTGTTGTCGATTGTGGCGAGCTTCATAGCGGCGTTTCTCATCGGGCTGCTGCTGGAAAAGGTGCTGATCCGCTTCTTGTACGGCAGGCCGCTCGACAGCTTGCTCGCTACGTGGGGAGTCGGGCTTGTGCTGCAACAGCTGGCACGGACTTTATTCGGCGCACCGAACGTCGGCGTGAAAAGTCCCTCCTGGCTGGAGGGAGGGCTTACTGTAACGAGTGGACTGAGCTTGCCTTACAAAAGGTTATTCATCCTCGGTCTCGTAGCGGTCTGCCTGCTGGCGATGTTCCTTTACATCTATCGAACCGCAGCCGGACGGCGGATGCGTGCGGTCATGCAAAATCGCGATATGGCCGCCTGCCTAGGCATCTCGACCCGGCGGGTGGATAGCATGACGTTCGCCATCGGCTCCGGTCTGGCTGGCGTCGCCGGCTGTGCGCTGACATTGATTGGCCCTATCGGGCCGACCATCGGTACGTACTACATTGTGGACGCGTTCATGGTCGTTGTGCTGGGAGGCGTTGGCAAGCTGGTTGGTACCGTATTTGGAGCACTGGGCATTGGACTAACAAATTCGCTATTTGAATATTGGACGGACGCATCGCTAGGCAAGGTGCTCGTATTCCTGTGTATCGTAGCTTTCCTTCAATGGAAGCCGAAAGGATTCGTCGCTATGCGCACCCGGTCGCTAGACTGA
- a CDS encoding urea-binding protein, which produces MREIKSKGKRHVIVTGLLAAVSLALVLGGCAQNSPAASPSASPAPGASSSESGSEIKVGILHSLSGTMAISEVSVKDAEMMAIEEINAKGGVLGKKLVPVTEDGASDWPTFAEKARKLLSEDKVATVFGGWTSSSRKAMLPVFEELNGLLWYPVQYEGLESSPNIFYTGATTNQQIVPAVDWLLENRGKKVYLLGSDYVFPRTANKIIKAQLEAKGGELAGEEYTPLGHTDYTTIISKIMAAKPDIVFNTLNGDSNVAFFKQLKDAGISSADLTTLSVSVAEEEIRGIGADVLAGHLAAWNYYQTTDTPENKAFVEAYKGKYGADRVTADPIEAGYAAVYLWAAAVEKAGSTDVDKVKEAAKELEWAAPEGKVKIDGETQHLYKTVRIAEVQADGQFKELWNSGEPVKPDPYLKSYTWAAGLSSGS; this is translated from the coding sequence ATGAGAGAGATAAAGAGCAAGGGCAAGCGTCATGTCATCGTAACGGGTCTGTTGGCAGCGGTATCGCTAGCGCTCGTGTTAGGGGGCTGCGCTCAGAACAGCCCGGCTGCATCTCCGTCTGCTTCTCCAGCACCAGGCGCTTCATCCAGTGAAAGCGGCAGCGAGATCAAGGTCGGCATTCTCCACTCGCTCAGCGGTACGATGGCGATCAGCGAGGTGTCGGTGAAGGATGCGGAAATGATGGCTATCGAAGAGATCAACGCCAAGGGCGGCGTGCTTGGCAAAAAGCTCGTTCCCGTCACCGAGGATGGAGCGTCCGATTGGCCTACTTTTGCCGAAAAAGCTCGTAAGCTATTGTCCGAGGACAAAGTTGCGACGGTATTCGGAGGATGGACCTCCTCTAGCCGCAAGGCAATGCTGCCCGTATTCGAGGAACTGAACGGCCTGCTGTGGTATCCAGTACAGTATGAGGGCTTGGAATCATCACCAAATATCTTTTACACGGGAGCGACGACGAACCAGCAGATCGTGCCGGCGGTTGACTGGTTGCTCGAAAATCGCGGCAAAAAGGTGTACCTGCTTGGCTCCGATTACGTTTTCCCAAGAACGGCTAACAAGATCATCAAGGCGCAGCTTGAAGCCAAGGGAGGAGAACTGGCAGGGGAGGAATACACGCCGCTTGGACATACGGACTACACAACGATTATCAGCAAAATCATGGCAGCTAAGCCGGACATTGTGTTCAACACGCTCAACGGCGACAGCAATGTGGCTTTCTTCAAGCAATTGAAAGACGCCGGCATCAGCTCGGCTGACCTGACGACGCTGTCGGTATCAGTGGCGGAAGAAGAAATCCGCGGCATCGGCGCGGATGTACTGGCGGGTCATCTGGCCGCCTGGAACTATTATCAGACGACGGACACACCGGAGAACAAAGCTTTTGTGGAGGCTTACAAGGGCAAATACGGCGCTGACCGGGTAACGGCCGATCCAATTGAGGCGGGATACGCTGCTGTCTATCTGTGGGCGGCTGCAGTTGAGAAGGCTGGTTCCACTGACGTCGACAAAGTTAAGGAAGCGGCCAAAGAGCTGGAGTGGGCTGCCCCGGAGGGCAAAGTGAAGATCGACGGCGAGACGCAGCATCTATATAAAACGGTACGAATCGCTGAGGTGCAGGCGGACGGTCAGTTCAAAGAGCTGTGGAACTCAGGAGAGCCAGTCAAACCAGATCCGTATTTGAAATCCTACACATGGGCAGCGGGACTGAGCTCCGGGAGCTAA
- a CDS encoding nitrite transporter NirC, translating to MYEEQVERLAQLAADKKSKLEKEPLRYIVHCMLAGAYVGLGIVLIFSIGAPLLAVQSPITSLVMGAFFGIALTLVVFAGAELFTGNNMYFTIGRLAGATRWGDAARNWTVVFVGNLLGALILTGLVVTSGIFKGIGPDHIIMTIAAKKMHLSYGELFVRGILCNWLVCLALWSSLRTKSEPAKLILIWWMLLAFITSGYEHSIANMTLLSLSLLLPHPDSITLAGWFHNMIPVTFGNIVGGALFVGAAYWFISPVRHEKKELK from the coding sequence ATGTACGAGGAACAAGTGGAGAGGCTTGCACAGCTGGCGGCGGACAAAAAGAGCAAACTGGAGAAGGAGCCGCTTCGATATATAGTCCACTGCATGTTGGCGGGTGCTTACGTAGGTCTTGGCATTGTACTGATCTTCTCCATTGGAGCGCCTTTGCTTGCTGTTCAATCTCCTATTACATCGCTCGTCATGGGCGCCTTTTTCGGCATCGCCCTTACGTTGGTCGTATTTGCTGGTGCTGAGCTATTTACCGGCAATAATATGTATTTCACGATCGGGCGTCTGGCTGGCGCAACGAGATGGGGCGATGCCGCTCGCAACTGGACGGTGGTGTTTGTCGGTAATCTGCTTGGGGCGCTGATCTTGACGGGGCTCGTTGTCACCTCAGGTATTTTCAAAGGCATTGGACCCGATCATATCATCATGACCATTGCCGCGAAGAAGATGCATTTAAGCTATGGAGAGCTGTTCGTTCGCGGCATCCTTTGCAATTGGCTAGTTTGTCTGGCGCTCTGGAGCAGCTTGCGGACGAAATCAGAGCCAGCTAAGCTCATTCTGATCTGGTGGATGCTGCTCGCCTTTATCACAAGCGGTTACGAACACAGCATCGCTAATATGACCTTGCTAAGCCTGTCGCTGCTGCTGCCGCATCCAGATTCAATTACACTGGCCGGCTGGTTCCATAATATGATTCCGGTAACCTTTGGTAATATCGTTGGAGGTGCTTTGTTTGTAGGCGCCGCTTATTGGTTTATTAGTCCGGTTCGGCATGAAAAAAAAGAATTGAAATGA
- a CDS encoding foldase protein PrsA, protein MVISNKRPALRRTLLIVIAAVLALALAACGKKEEKNIAEFKGGTVTEKEFTTFTNVLRVVNPQVGAYLDMAAYKNMILDQYIGYQLVNKEATKEMKDKAAKEADKQYLEIEKAYTKKELDKSMKDNSIKASDVKDFITLSLSVSEVMAAKVTDAEAQKYYDENKEGLTKVTLRHVLVGFKDPAGKERKKEDALARAKEAKAKIEAPGADWNAIAKEYSEDPGSAQSGGQYAEQPAGGWVENFKKAALEQKIGVVGEPVETEYGYHVIQVEKRDLPTFDAAKEEVKMTISQTKLNDYMQNEVPKLITKKEEFKDPAPSPAANAGGNENGGGAANNGGAANEGGAANNGGSGK, encoded by the coding sequence ATGGTAATTTCCAACAAGCGTCCGGCTCTGCGCCGCACGCTGCTGATCGTAATCGCAGCAGTGCTGGCTTTGGCCCTCGCCGCATGCGGCAAGAAAGAAGAGAAGAACATCGCTGAATTTAAAGGTGGAACGGTAACCGAGAAGGAGTTCACTACCTTTACGAACGTACTGCGTGTCGTGAATCCGCAGGTAGGTGCTTACCTGGACATGGCCGCTTACAAAAACATGATCCTGGACCAGTACATTGGATACCAGCTGGTGAATAAAGAAGCAACCAAGGAAATGAAGGATAAAGCCGCCAAAGAAGCGGACAAGCAGTATCTGGAAATCGAGAAAGCTTACACCAAGAAAGAACTGGATAAGAGCATGAAGGACAACTCCATCAAGGCGTCCGATGTGAAGGACTTCATCACGTTGTCGCTGAGCGTGTCGGAAGTGATGGCCGCTAAGGTGACCGACGCGGAAGCCCAGAAGTACTACGATGAGAACAAAGAGGGGCTGACGAAAGTCACGCTGCGCCATGTGCTTGTTGGCTTCAAAGATCCAGCGGGTAAGGAGCGCAAAAAGGAAGATGCGCTTGCGCGCGCCAAGGAAGCTAAGGCGAAGATTGAAGCGCCGGGAGCGGATTGGAACGCGATCGCCAAGGAATATTCCGAAGACCCAGGTTCGGCACAAAGCGGTGGTCAATACGCTGAGCAGCCAGCTGGCGGTTGGGTAGAGAACTTCAAAAAGGCGGCGCTTGAGCAGAAGATCGGTGTTGTTGGCGAGCCTGTCGAGACCGAATATGGCTATCATGTTATTCAGGTGGAGAAACGGGACCTGCCTACCTTCGACGCTGCTAAAGAAGAAGTCAAAATGACCATTTCCCAGACGAAGCTTAATGACTACATGCAAAATGAAGTTCCTAAGCTGATCACCAAAAAAGAAGAGTTCAAGGATCCAGCACCGAGTCCGGCAGCTAATGCGGGCGGCAATGAAAACGGTGGCGGCGCCGCGAACAATGGCGGAGCGGCAAATGAAGGCGGAGCAGCGAATAACGGAGGTTCCGGTAAATAA
- a CDS encoding transcription-repair coupling factor, producing MKALLEAFAADQDFQSVVAGFRKGMKEQMVSGLAGSSRQVLMANLRREFDQPILVVTHNMFAAQKIAEDLQELSDGEEVLLYPANELVAAESAISSPEMLAQRMDVLIRLSRGFRGIVVVPFSGVRRYLPLKDVVAEAKIEVSVGGELPMDSFLQRMNALGYVRADRVENRGEMSVRGGIVDFFPLTADSAVRIEWFDDEVDSIRTFDPEGQRSIKKLESYVVPPCQELIADDRRFAAAAQHASELLDQQLEKMTDRNAKDRLRSEMNAELERLRQHIYFPELYKYIALLYPERQTLYDYMPKDTLLVFDEPTRLIETARQLERDEAEWQAHLLGSGKSLPSFKLARESEDVLYHRPFPTLFLSLFLRQVPHTQPQNILNFMCRGMQNFHGQMNVLKSEMERWKKAGAKVMMLAGTGERMERLRRVLGDYDIEPPQLLEGGLGSGFELPGSHLVIITEGELFSQKQRKTRRVDKNMDNAERIKSYTELKVGDYVVHQNHGIGKYMGIGTLEIGGIHKDYMHILYAGGDKLSVPIDQIDLIQKYVGSEEKEPKVYKLGGSEWTRVKNKVRSSVKDIADDLIKLYAQRQEAKGFGFARDTNYQNEFEAMFPYDETPDQLRAIREIKKDMETQRPMDRLLCGDVGYGKTEVAVRAAFKAAIEGKQVAILVPTTILAQQHYETFRERFADFPFKVQVLSRFRSRKEQTETMKGLKSGTVDVVIGTHRLLSQDIVFKDLGLLIVDEEQRFGVSHKEKLKRLKTNVDVLTLTATPIPRTLHMSMLGVRDLSVIETPPENRFPVQTYVVEYNMGLVREAIERELARGGQVYYLYNRVQGIYQMAELLSSLVPEAKVAVGHGQMSEQELEKTILDFLDGESDVLVSTSIIETGVDIPNVNTLIVHDADKMGLSQLYQLRGRVGRSNRIAYAYFTYQRDKVLTEVAEKRLQSIKEFTELGSGFKIAMRDLAIRGAGNLLGAEQHGFIASVGFDLYSQMLADEIASRKKEMYGEEQVTEKKVNTVIDLSLDAYLPSDYIYDSIQKIEIYKKVAALSSLEDTDDLFDELTDRFGDLPQAVSTLLDVGRLKVYGARYGIESISAGKNDEWTLKFSTSASQQADTRAIDGLCLAFENRFRRIGGGGKGEPMELTLRGKGLGSEERLELTLKLLKRFAEAIQQGSELENAAGK from the coding sequence TTGAAAGCGTTACTAGAGGCTTTTGCCGCTGACCAGGATTTCCAATCGGTTGTAGCTGGCTTCCGCAAGGGCATGAAGGAACAGATGGTCTCGGGTCTCGCGGGCTCTTCCCGTCAGGTGCTGATGGCCAATTTACGGCGGGAGTTCGACCAGCCGATACTTGTCGTTACTCACAATATGTTCGCCGCCCAGAAAATCGCGGAGGATCTGCAGGAGCTGAGCGACGGCGAAGAGGTGTTGCTCTATCCGGCCAATGAGCTGGTAGCGGCCGAGTCGGCCATCTCCAGTCCCGAAATGCTCGCTCAGCGAATGGATGTGTTAATCCGTCTGTCCCGGGGGTTCCGCGGGATTGTTGTTGTTCCCTTTTCCGGAGTGCGGCGCTACTTGCCGCTCAAGGATGTTGTCGCGGAGGCGAAGATTGAAGTTAGCGTCGGCGGTGAGCTGCCGATGGACTCTTTCCTGCAGCGCATGAACGCCCTCGGTTATGTGCGGGCGGATCGCGTTGAGAACCGCGGCGAGATGAGTGTACGCGGCGGCATCGTCGACTTTTTCCCATTGACAGCGGATTCAGCGGTGCGTATCGAATGGTTCGACGACGAGGTCGATTCTATCCGTACCTTCGATCCTGAGGGCCAGCGTTCCATCAAAAAGCTGGAGTCGTACGTTGTGCCGCCTTGCCAGGAGCTGATCGCTGACGATCGGCGCTTCGCGGCAGCCGCTCAGCATGCATCCGAGCTGCTGGATCAGCAGCTGGAGAAAATGACCGACCGCAACGCCAAGGACCGGCTGCGCTCCGAGATGAATGCAGAGCTGGAGCGGCTGCGGCAGCATATTTATTTTCCCGAACTTTATAAATATATTGCTCTGCTCTACCCCGAGCGCCAGACGCTCTACGATTACATGCCTAAGGACACGCTGCTCGTGTTCGACGAGCCGACACGCTTAATTGAGACAGCCCGCCAGCTCGAACGCGACGAGGCGGAGTGGCAGGCCCATCTGCTAGGCAGCGGCAAGTCGCTGCCTAGCTTCAAGCTCGCTCGCGAGAGTGAAGATGTGCTGTATCACCGACCTTTTCCAACACTGTTCCTGTCGCTGTTCCTGCGCCAAGTGCCTCATACGCAGCCACAGAACATCCTGAACTTCATGTGCCGGGGAATGCAGAACTTCCACGGCCAGATGAATGTGCTCAAGTCCGAGATGGAACGTTGGAAAAAGGCCGGCGCCAAAGTTATGATGCTGGCTGGAACCGGTGAGCGGATGGAGCGCCTGCGGCGTGTGCTCGGCGATTATGATATCGAGCCTCCACAGCTGCTGGAAGGCGGCCTGGGCAGCGGCTTTGAGCTGCCGGGCTCACATCTGGTCATTATTACCGAGGGTGAGCTGTTCTCGCAGAAGCAGCGCAAAACGCGCCGCGTCGACAAGAACATGGACAATGCCGAGCGCATCAAGAGCTATACCGAGCTGAAGGTCGGCGACTATGTTGTCCATCAGAATCATGGCATTGGGAAGTATATGGGCATCGGCACGCTGGAAATCGGCGGCATCCATAAGGACTACATGCATATTCTTTATGCCGGCGGCGACAAGCTGTCCGTGCCGATCGATCAGATCGATCTGATCCAGAAGTATGTCGGCTCCGAGGAGAAGGAACCGAAGGTTTATAAGCTGGGCGGCAGCGAGTGGACACGCGTCAAGAACAAGGTGCGCAGCTCCGTCAAAGATATTGCCGACGACCTCATCAAGCTGTACGCTCAGCGCCAGGAGGCGAAGGGCTTCGGCTTTGCTCGTGATACCAACTATCAGAACGAGTTCGAGGCGATGTTCCCTTACGATGAAACGCCGGACCAACTGCGTGCTATTCGCGAGATCAAGAAGGATATGGAAACGCAGCGTCCGATGGACCGGCTGCTTTGCGGCGACGTAGGCTACGGCAAGACCGAGGTCGCTGTGCGTGCAGCGTTCAAGGCGGCTATCGAGGGCAAGCAGGTGGCGATTCTCGTACCGACGACTATTTTGGCGCAGCAGCATTACGAGACGTTCCGCGAGCGTTTTGCCGACTTCCCGTTCAAGGTGCAGGTGCTGAGCCGCTTCCGCTCCCGCAAGGAGCAAACCGAGACGATGAAGGGGCTGAAAAGCGGCACCGTCGACGTTGTCATTGGCACGCACCGCTTGTTGTCGCAGGATATCGTGTTCAAAGATCTTGGTTTGCTCATCGTTGATGAGGAGCAGCGTTTCGGCGTCTCCCATAAGGAGAAGCTGAAGCGGCTGAAAACGAACGTCGATGTATTGACGCTGACAGCGACGCCGATTCCGCGGACGCTGCATATGTCGATGCTCGGCGTGCGGGACCTGTCGGTTATCGAAACGCCGCCGGAGAACCGTTTTCCGGTGCAAACCTATGTGGTGGAGTACAATATGGGGCTGGTGCGTGAGGCGATCGAACGGGAGCTGGCGCGCGGCGGTCAAGTGTACTACTTGTACAACCGTGTGCAAGGTATTTATCAGATGGCGGAGCTGCTGAGCTCGCTCGTGCCTGAGGCGAAGGTGGCGGTTGGTCATGGCCAGATGTCGGAGCAGGAGCTGGAGAAGACGATTCTCGACTTCCTTGACGGCGAATCCGACGTGCTGGTCAGTACGAGCATCATCGAGACAGGCGTGGACATTCCGAATGTGAACACATTGATCGTGCACGACGCGGACAAAATGGGCCTGTCCCAGCTGTACCAGCTGCGCGGACGGGTAGGCAGGTCGAACCGTATCGCCTATGCGTATTTCACGTACCAGCGGGACAAGGTACTGACCGAGGTTGCCGAGAAGCGGCTCCAGTCGATCAAGGAATTTACGGAGCTTGGCTCCGGCTTCAAAATTGCTATGCGTGACCTAGCGATTCGCGGTGCAGGCAACTTGCTCGGGGCCGAGCAGCATGGTTTCATCGCCTCGGTCGGCTTCGACCTGTACTCGCAGATGCTGGCTGACGAGATCGCCAGCCGCAAGAAGGAAATGTACGGCGAGGAGCAAGTGACGGAGAAGAAGGTCAATACCGTCATCGACCTTAGCTTGGACGCCTATTTGCCTTCGGATTATATTTATGACAGTATCCAAAAAATCGAGATTTACAAAAAGGTGGCCGCACTCTCTTCGCTCGAGGATACGGATGATCTGTTTGACGAGCTGACCGATCGCTTCGGCGATTTGCCGCAAGCGGTTAGTACATTGCTGGATGTCGGTCGCCTCAAAGTGTACGGAGCGCGCTATGGTATCGAGTCGATCAGTGCCGGAAAAAATGACGAATGGACGCTGAAATTCAGCACATCTGCATCGCAGCAGGCCGACACAAGGGCGATCGACGGGTTATGCCTGGCGTTCGAGAATCGTTTCCGCCGCATCGGCGGAGGCGGCAAAGGCGAGCCGATGGAGCTGACGCTGCGCGGCAAGGGACTTGGCAGCGAGGAGCGGCTGGAGCTGACGCTGAAGCTGCTGAAGCGTTTTGCTGAGGCAATCCAGCAAGGCAGCGAACTGGAAAATGCCGCTGGCAAGTGA